The following coding sequences lie in one Silene latifolia isolate original U9 population chromosome 5, ASM4854445v1, whole genome shotgun sequence genomic window:
- the LOC141654907 gene encoding uncharacterized protein LOC141654907, with translation MMVTTATGASKEACMCKGFGSTLTGATLQWFVGLPNGTISSFADLVNAFNQQFSSSRRTPKQPSDLYRIVQEIGESIKDYVTRFNAEKVSIRGCDMSTAINAFRHDLDKESNLYKELTMYPCERFEEVQQRATAALRLEEDIQARKGIASFDKSSRKFATEKKDNRTKPYSRPNISRIAEKTQQIDDSPHPPKLSEYGFNTGMEGLLKALRSLGDQVRWPKPPTQDRPNDDRDSSKRCEWHQDIGHRTEDCYRLRKEVKFQDIRALYPPFSTKCSRSSLKI, from the coding sequence atgatggttaCCACTGCCACGGGAGCCTCAAAAGAGGCATGTATGTGTAAAGGTTTTGGTTCGACCCTAACCGGAGCAACATTACAATGGTTCGTCGGCTTACCTAACGGGACCATATCTTCATTCGCCGATCTGGTCAACGCATTCAACCAACAGTTCTCTAGCAGCCGGAGAACGCCCAAGCAGCCAAGTGATCTATACAGGATCGTCCAGGAGATAGGTGAATCAATCAAAGACTACGTCACTAGGTTCAATGCAGAAAAAGTCTCAATACGAGGTTGCGATATGTCCACTGCCATCAACGCCTTCAGGCATGACTTGGATAAGGAATCAAACCTTTACAAGGAATTAACAATGTATCCTTGTGAAAGATTCGAAGAAGTCCAGCAGAGAGCTACGGCAGCGTTAAGGTTGGAAGAAGATATACAGGCTAGAAAGGGTATAGCAAGCTTCGACAAGTCAAGCAGGAAATTCGCAACAGAAAAGAAAGACAACAGAACTAAGCCATACAGCAGACCCAATATCAGCAGGATAGCTGAAAAAACTCAGCAAATTGATGACTCTCCGCATCCTCCTAAGCTATCTGAATACGGATTCAACACGGGAATGGAAGGGTTGCTGAAAGCACTCAGAAGCCTGGGTGATCAGGTGAGGTGGCCAAAGCCTCCCACTCAGGATCGACCCAACGACGACAGAGACAGCAGCAAGAGATGCGAATGGCATCAGGACATAGGTCACAGGACGGAAGACTGCTACAGGTTGCGAAAGGAAGTGAAATTCCAGGACATAAGAGCTTTGTACCCACCTTTCTCCACAAAGTGTTCCAGAAGTAGCTTAAAAATTTAG